One Streptomyces sp. R28 DNA window includes the following coding sequences:
- a CDS encoding SRPBCC domain-containing protein: MSKEFEIAREFEVDATPQEVWEAITTGTGGYLWPMEPPEPKVGGRGPFGSTVTAWDPPHRYTNRVEDVEGIAEQSANQLDYTIEPRDEGRRAWVRYVHSGIFVDDWDNQYDGAAKHTDFYLHTLREYLVHFAPRPAAFATFDGPEASKSADALAAVGRALGVGEDVAAGARVTVRGPDEFDAVVDYRDPYFIGLRTERGLTRFFGRNHWGHPVGISLHDFTPGADIKECEAAWQGWLNGIFSQP, translated from the coding sequence ATGTCCAAGGAATTCGAGATCGCCCGCGAGTTCGAGGTCGACGCCACCCCTCAGGAGGTGTGGGAGGCGATCACCACCGGCACCGGAGGCTATCTGTGGCCGATGGAGCCGCCGGAGCCCAAGGTCGGCGGCCGAGGGCCCTTCGGGTCCACCGTCACCGCCTGGGACCCGCCGCACCGCTACACCAACCGCGTCGAGGACGTCGAGGGCATCGCCGAGCAGAGCGCCAACCAGCTCGACTACACCATCGAACCGCGCGACGAGGGCCGGCGCGCCTGGGTGCGGTACGTGCACAGCGGGATCTTCGTCGACGACTGGGACAACCAGTACGACGGTGCCGCCAAGCACACCGACTTCTATCTGCACACCCTGAGGGAGTACCTGGTCCACTTCGCGCCCAGGCCGGCCGCCTTCGCCACGTTCGACGGGCCCGAGGCGTCGAAGAGCGCCGACGCCCTCGCCGCCGTCGGGCGGGCACTGGGCGTGGGCGAGGACGTGGCCGCCGGGGCGCGGGTGACGGTCCGCGGGCCCGACGAGTTCGACGCCGTGGTCGACTACCGGGACCCCTACTTCATCGGGCTGCGCACGGAACGGGGCCTCACCCGCTTCTTCGGGCGCAACCACTGGGGCCACCCGGTCGGCATCTCCCTGCACGACTTCACGCCGGGCGCCGACATCAAGGAGTGCGAAGCCGCCTGGCAGGGCTGGCTGAACGGTATTTTCAGCCAGCCCTGA
- a CDS encoding phage holin family protein has protein sequence MTGTTAPERVRDEHHSVGELVGQASEQISRLVRQEVALAKEELAEKGRRAGRGGGLLGAAGAVAYAGLLFLAGTATAALSLTLSVWAAALIVTAVLFAVAGLLAATGRAQLRRAAPPTPEEALGSVRADVEEIKGRAHR, from the coding sequence GTGACCGGGACCACGGCCCCCGAACGGGTGCGGGACGAGCACCACTCGGTGGGCGAACTCGTCGGACAGGCCAGTGAACAGATTTCCCGTCTCGTACGGCAGGAAGTCGCCCTCGCCAAGGAGGAACTGGCCGAGAAGGGCCGGCGCGCCGGCCGTGGCGGCGGGCTGCTGGGCGCGGCGGGCGCCGTCGCGTACGCCGGCCTGCTGTTCCTGGCCGGGACGGCCACCGCCGCGCTCTCGCTGACGCTGTCCGTGTGGGCTGCGGCGCTGATCGTGACGGCGGTGCTGTTCGCTGTCGCGGGCCTGCTCGCCGCGACCGGCCGCGCCCAGCTGCGGCGCGCCGCTCCTCCCACGCCGGAGGAGGCTCTCGGCAGCGTCAGGGCCGATGTCGAGGAGATCAAGGGAAGGGCGCACCGATGA
- a CDS encoding antibiotic biosynthesis monooxygenase, with amino-acid sequence MARRTDTHPDLTRPEVGAPFFSTWRVGTPLRQKRSVEAIAGTWEGRPWPADGLLGYYVYAGQDASTLLHYSQWTSEQAYEAFVKVHRQERNDEIDTAVPGIERLWLGRYRHYRSARREGDPRIPGCIVIVDIEFEGPDPDRQRAWVDAVFEALEGEPNPHPGGISGHFHLSTDGTRVLNYAEWESTQAHIEALAAPGNGIGSATELWRRVQTWPGLRSSTVSRYDHALGLVPD; translated from the coding sequence ATGGCCCGCCGCACCGACACCCACCCCGACCTCACCCGCCCGGAGGTCGGCGCCCCCTTCTTCAGTACCTGGCGAGTGGGCACCCCCCTCCGGCAGAAGCGGAGCGTCGAGGCGATCGCCGGCACCTGGGAGGGCCGCCCCTGGCCCGCGGACGGCCTGCTCGGCTACTACGTCTACGCCGGCCAGGACGCCTCCACCCTCCTGCACTACTCGCAGTGGACGAGCGAGCAGGCGTACGAGGCCTTCGTGAAGGTCCACCGGCAGGAGCGCAACGACGAGATCGACACCGCCGTACCGGGCATCGAGCGGCTGTGGCTCGGCCGGTACCGGCACTACCGCAGCGCCCGCCGCGAGGGCGACCCGCGCATCCCCGGGTGCATCGTGATCGTCGACATCGAGTTCGAGGGCCCCGACCCCGACCGGCAGCGCGCCTGGGTCGACGCCGTCTTCGAGGCGCTGGAGGGCGAGCCGAACCCCCACCCCGGCGGCATCTCCGGCCACTTCCACCTCAGCACCGACGGCACCCGCGTCCTCAACTACGCCGAGTGGGAGAGCACCCAGGCCCACATCGAGGCCCTCGCGGCCCCGGGCAACGGCATCGGCTCCGCGACCGAGTTGTGGCGCCGGGTGCAGACCTGGCCGGGTCTCAGGAGCAGCACCGTCAGCCGGTACGACCACGCCCTCGGCCTCGTGCCCGACTGA
- a CDS encoding ArsR/SmtB family transcription factor, which produces MLDVTVIEDPEAAAVSLDPIRARLLAELAAGPASAAMLAGKVGLPRQKVNYHLKALERHGLVELAGERRKGNVTERLMRATAASYVISPLALASVQPDPDRFRDQLSARWLLALGARLVRDVGSLITGAAKARKRLATYALDGEVRFASAAERAAFIEELTAGVSALIRKYDAPGVEGGRDHRIVVAVHPTLKPTADPATDPGVEVQPAQEIEQ; this is translated from the coding sequence ATGCTGGACGTCACCGTGATCGAGGACCCCGAGGCCGCAGCCGTCTCCCTGGACCCCATAAGGGCCCGACTGCTCGCCGAGTTGGCGGCCGGGCCCGCGTCGGCCGCCATGCTGGCCGGGAAGGTCGGACTGCCCCGGCAGAAGGTGAACTACCACCTCAAGGCGCTGGAGCGGCACGGCCTGGTCGAGCTGGCCGGTGAGCGGCGCAAGGGCAACGTCACCGAACGGCTGATGCGGGCGACCGCCGCGTCGTACGTGATCTCCCCGCTCGCGCTCGCCTCCGTGCAGCCGGACCCGGACCGCTTCCGGGATCAGCTCTCCGCCCGCTGGCTGCTCGCGCTCGGCGCCCGGCTCGTCCGGGACGTCGGTTCGCTGATCACCGGCGCGGCGAAGGCCCGCAAGCGGCTGGCGACGTATGCGCTGGACGGCGAGGTCCGTTTCGCCTCCGCCGCCGAACGGGCCGCCTTCATCGAGGAGTTGACGGCGGGCGTGAGCGCGCTGATCCGCAAGTACGACGCGCCCGGCGTCGAGGGCGGCCGGGATCACCGGATCGTCGTCGCCGTACATCCGACGCTGAAACCCACGGCCGATCCCGCAACTGATCCCGGGGTCGAGGTCCAGCCCGCCCAGGAAATCGAGCAGTAG
- a CDS encoding DUF3618 domain-containing protein — protein MTDKAAGGTGGEAAKAGAAKAAGGAKGPEELRRQIEQTRGELGDTVAELAGKTDVKGRAQARAADLKDKAGAMTVQLRSSAAQAGHALQDRATQAGHVVQERATQAGHVVQERATQAGHAVQDRASHAGHTVHDKATHAGHTVEHGVPRPVRTVVQAGLRHPRPVLIVGAAVGAVVATEVLRRRRHGHH, from the coding sequence ATGACGGACAAGGCAGCGGGGGGCACGGGCGGTGAGGCCGCGAAGGCGGGAGCCGCGAAGGCGGCCGGCGGGGCCAAGGGGCCCGAGGAGCTGCGGCGGCAGATCGAGCAGACGCGCGGCGAACTTGGCGACACCGTGGCCGAGCTGGCAGGCAAGACGGACGTGAAGGGCAGGGCCCAGGCGCGGGCCGCCGACCTCAAGGACAAGGCAGGCGCGATGACCGTGCAGCTGCGCAGCAGCGCGGCCCAGGCGGGCCACGCGCTGCAGGACCGGGCGACCCAGGCCGGCCATGTGGTGCAGGAGCGGGCGACCCAGGCCGGCCACGTGGTGCAGGAGCGGGCGACCCAGGCCGGTCACGCGGTGCAGGACCGGGCGAGCCACGCGGGACACACCGTCCACGACAAGGCGACGCACGCGGGCCACACCGTGGAGCACGGCGTGCCGCGCCCCGTCCGCACCGTTGTCCAGGCCGGGCTGCGGCACCCGCGGCCGGTACTGATCGTCGGGGCGGCGGTGGGGGCGGTGGTCGCGACCGAGGTGCTGCGGCGGCGACGCCACGGGCATCACTGA